In Candidatus Kapaibacterium sp., one genomic interval encodes:
- a CDS encoding iron-containing alcohol dehydrogenase: MDNFKFHNPVKIIFGQDTIREIGSEIDSYGISKVLILMGSGSVKKNGVYEQVTDSLEKFGIDYVEQWGVTPNPVLSHAEESLEIARKEQVQAILAVGGGSVIDEAKAIAAAYYAPDIWSLFEKTYKATNALPLFTVLTLSATASEINSFFVLTNDRENKKWSCGSPHVYPKVSIIDPTVQKHLPINQTINGGVDTLSHIMEFYFMGENEESTLSINEALMRTVIKSVDELVSDPLNYDWRANLAWCSSLALQGITSVSMGGGEFACHRIEHAISALYPTVAHAEGLSVLFPAWIEYVSSLKPHIFERWAKNVWEVDSVAAGIEKMKEKFKYWGAPVSLSELDIEPDEFEKIAENALLIGEVGKIKEFNKQDIINILNIAQ; the protein is encoded by the coding sequence ATGGATAATTTTAAATTTCACAATCCTGTTAAAATCATTTTCGGGCAAGATACAATTCGCGAAATTGGCTCCGAGATAGATTCCTATGGTATTTCGAAAGTATTGATTTTGATGGGTAGCGGTTCAGTGAAAAAGAACGGAGTTTACGAGCAAGTGACTGATTCGCTCGAAAAGTTCGGAATTGATTATGTCGAACAATGGGGAGTAACCCCCAATCCCGTACTCAGCCATGCTGAAGAATCTCTCGAAATAGCTCGCAAAGAACAAGTTCAGGCGATATTAGCAGTTGGCGGTGGCTCGGTCATTGATGAAGCTAAAGCTATAGCCGCAGCATATTACGCTCCTGATATTTGGTCTTTATTCGAAAAAACTTACAAAGCGACTAATGCTCTGCCGCTGTTTACAGTGCTGACTTTGTCAGCTACTGCAAGCGAAATCAACTCATTTTTTGTATTGACAAATGATAGGGAGAATAAAAAATGGTCATGCGGCTCGCCGCATGTCTATCCCAAAGTTTCAATAATTGACCCAACAGTTCAGAAACATTTGCCAATAAATCAAACTATAAATGGCGGCGTTGACACACTTTCCCATATTATGGAATTCTATTTCATGGGCGAGAATGAGGAATCCACGCTATCAATCAACGAAGCATTGATGCGGACTGTTATCAAATCGGTAGATGAATTAGTGTCAGACCCCTTGAATTACGATTGGCGGGCAAATCTGGCTTGGTGCAGCTCTCTTGCATTGCAAGGTATCACCAGCGTTTCGATGGGTGGTGGAGAATTTGCATGTCACAGAATCGAACACGCAATTAGTGCATTGTACCCAACTGTTGCCCATGCAGAAGGTTTGTCGGTGCTTTTTCCGGCATGGATTGAATACGTAAGTTCGCTCAAACCGCATATTTTCGAGCGCTGGGCTAAAAACGTTTGGGAAGTAGATTCAGTCGCGGCAGGAATCGAAAAAATGAAAGAAAAATTCAAATACTGGGGAGCGCCCGTTTCCTTGAGTGAATTAGACATTGAACCGGATGAATTCGAGAAAATCGCCGAAAATGCTTTATTGATAGGCGAAGTCGGGAAAATCAAAGAATTCAATAAGCAGGATATTATCAACATTTTGAATATTGCACAATAA
- a CDS encoding S41 family peptidase, with amino-acid sequence MAEKYHFDSLDIVAACDKAFSSLLKEFDPQSEYYSKEMSSYIRERYKGVLVGIGVDLIVISDTATIANVAEGSPAEAIGLRIGDRISAIDLISTVGMKREDVLALLQGDEGTKIDIEIRKFPTRKIEKHSISRLKYDSPSVGANFVIAGTRVAYILLNRVSEKTPTEFAEALNELNKSDYDYFLLDLRNNPGGYLGQSAQIADEFLEKGQIICRTQSKTPEYDSVFAASGNGTLKDMPLVIMMDSNSASGAEVIAGAMQDNDRGLVVGMSSYGKASAQKFFNIADSSSFRITVAHYETPLGRAIQKNLTSAETVELDQSARLHMDDEKFSQINEMIQKHGGKTNMPIFKTPKGRTVIGGGGIVPDYFVNYDTTTTLTRVLRAKAIMMTWAMYFIENNYEKFENEYKTFELFDKTFNFTNDDIVHFANFCVANNIWNAEMFKIDRNYILFHLKALIAYVKWGSNEYNKVMVRTDPFVKKSIKIMNESKALIK; translated from the coding sequence ATGGCAGAGAAATATCATTTCGATTCGCTCGATATTGTTGCCGCTTGTGACAAGGCTTTTTCAAGTTTGCTGAAAGAATTCGACCCGCAATCAGAGTATTATTCCAAGGAAATGTCAAGTTACATTCGCGAACGCTACAAAGGAGTTCTTGTCGGCATTGGAGTAGATTTAATCGTAATTAGCGATACGGCTACAATTGCCAATGTTGCAGAAGGTAGCCCGGCTGAGGCTATCGGTTTAAGAATCGGCGATAGGATTTCGGCAATTGATTTGATTAGCACAGTCGGAATGAAACGAGAAGATGTATTGGCACTCTTGCAAGGTGACGAAGGCACAAAGATTGATATTGAAATACGGAAATTCCCCACAAGAAAAATCGAAAAGCATAGCATTTCGAGACTTAAATATGATTCGCCAAGTGTGGGAGCCAATTTCGTAATCGCCGGAACTCGAGTCGCTTATATTTTACTTAATAGAGTTTCGGAAAAAACGCCAACAGAGTTCGCCGAAGCATTAAACGAACTGAACAAAAGTGATTACGATTATTTTTTGCTTGATTTGCGAAATAATCCCGGCGGTTATTTGGGGCAATCTGCTCAAATTGCAGATGAATTTCTGGAAAAAGGACAAATTATTTGCCGAACACAATCAAAAACACCTGAATATGATTCAGTTTTTGCTGCTTCAGGTAATGGTACTTTGAAGGATATGCCACTTGTAATTATGATGGATTCAAATTCTGCTTCCGGTGCTGAGGTTATAGCCGGAGCGATGCAAGATAACGACAGAGGCTTAGTTGTGGGAATGTCATCATATGGTAAAGCCTCGGCACAGAAATTTTTCAACATTGCCGATAGTTCTTCGTTCAGGATTACTGTCGCTCATTATGAGACGCCACTTGGACGTGCAATCCAGAAAAATTTGACTTCGGCTGAAACAGTAGAATTAGACCAATCAGCAAGATTGCACATGGACGATGAGAAATTTTCGCAAATAAACGAAATGATTCAAAAACATGGCGGAAAAACTAATATGCCGATTTTCAAGACTCCCAAAGGACGTACAGTCATTGGCGGTGGTGGCATTGTCCCCGATTATTTCGTCAATTATGATACAACAACGACACTCACGAGAGTCCTGAGAGCAAAGGCAATTATGATGACTTGGGCAATGTATTTTATCGAAAATAATTACGAAAAGTTCGAAAATGAATATAAAACTTTTGAATTGTTCGATAAAACCTTTAATTTTACAAATGATGATATTGTACATTTTGCAAACTTCTGTGTTGCCAACAATATTTGGAACGCAGAAATGTTTAAGATTGACAGAAATTACATATTATTTCACTTAAAAGCATTGATTGCATATGTGAAATGGGGCTCGAACGAATATAACAAAGTTATGGTAAGGACAGACCCGTTTGTAAAGAAATCAATCAAAATTATGAATGAATCTAAAGCATTAATTAAATAA